In Nymphaea colorata isolate Beijing-Zhang1983 chromosome 3, ASM883128v2, whole genome shotgun sequence, a genomic segment contains:
- the LOC116250509 gene encoding uncharacterized protein LOC116250509, which yields MPPSPALRYSPSRKMESHKRGRSFESGLMFREKDDDLALFNDMNSRERDNFLIPCRNEDFDDSISMKLKYFSDFKLGVTIPARADGSDLLNADGEKNDYDWLLTPPDTPLFPSLDDETIPPPNLSQRGRPRSQPISISRSNTMEKSYSSRASRTSASPHRLSPSPRSTSSMVQSRGRPSSAPNSSFIRPSTPSRRPSTPPGKPSNQAPRASTPTSRRMSTGSSGYPSSSGRRGPSPVKTNRGSSSSPKLSAWQSSLPGFSSDAPPNLRTSLGDRPASYVRGSSPASRNGRDTSGHRRQSPSPTVSRSSSSPHHQYHDQFSLHIKSSVGSSFDEEVESVQSTLPAKPEVFPGNSGHSNKKVLAFPKRVSHPISSGSAPKRSFDSAMRQIDHRKNHQNMFRPLLSSVPSTSFYVGKGSTFHQRMVSMNSSVTTSSNASSEQGASVVPDTDGSDHEHDVLDGEWERAPFSDVQEEMLSYEKAEQLGKNKPDMELHIVDSERIGDVLYSEADSSILATLGEAEVLASEKLTNSEIDELNAGVTVLDGSMAGSFGDLVAICSKCGRKFLMLENMDENLNICQSCIKQNKLLACQLQLLAMPSNITTEVQNLQMIERNSEAVSSNDGREQNEMDTDVEIDFQLSNDPQCNDAPENDYGQEEREHGSSCLLVLDEQMENFAVDNLETKSESKDITEVHDNSEELKSIESMQSQGNLSDINKSLPVKEGNAHPSLTVEVAEGAGISLLLSRSSSGNWPVVHGKSLAVSSITSDNPSFFTNSLNATRGLSNASSSSSTETASTRQISARFQRQSSRRSDLESPRTDTHAELQLQHVGPISPRGPAIALEAEVHSVSSNQENLESSLLTMEGEVLEDTTMVHCEKSMALEHVQSEKASYLSVEATGQEYDQLDVKDKQMLPVDSSTAETSSDFDHAQLEISFDTSDAKILDESCKLVKNGSLLETPEICYPNCSQYIPEKDQSLQDIESVGAMDSDTIGSNTVQVEVVDAVAEDCSVNVSGDQENGHDNITRLHSDSAVLPSAEGILDQEPSPYAAEEAGSSRNIPEPEILHHTLCSKDEEVTKVEGPKGCLSRNITLEEATDTVLFCSSIVHSLAHKAASIAMEKEESSLCLEDARPTVTILGNSGLKDARKPSVSSGRRTQRLQRPRTKQRSQKNDSSPLVKTEEVKVRETKIDHSTVPNQPDSMKPPKLESKCNCSVM from the exons ATGCCTCCTTCGCCGGCGTTGCGGTACTCGCCGTCGAGGAAGATGGAGAGCCACAAGCGGGGCCGGAGCTTCGAAAGTGGGTTAATGTTCAGAGAGAAGGACGACGACCTTGCACTCTTCAACGATATGAACTCCAGGGAGAGAGACAATTTCTTGATACCATGCCGCAACGAAGATTTTGACGACTCTATTT CGATGAAATTGAAGTATTTCTCGGACTTCAAGCTCGGTGTGACGATTCCTGCACGGGCCGACGGCAGCGACCTTCTCAATGCGGATGGCGAAAAAAATGATTATGATTG gctTCTGACTCCTCCTGATACACCACTCTTCCCTTCCTTGGATGATGAAACTATTCCACCTCCTAATCTTTCACAAAGAGGCAGGCCACGCAGTCAGCCAATTTCTATATCAAGATCAAATACG ATGGAGAAGAGTTACAGCAGCAGGGCTAGTAGAACTAGTGCAAGTCCTCACAGACTTAGCCCATCACCTAGGTCAACTAGCAGCATGGTACAGTCAAGAGGTCGACCATCTTCTGCTCCTAACTCTAGCTTCATTCGCCCTTCTACTCCCTCTCGAAGGCCTTCTACTCCACCAGGCAAGCCTAGCAATCAGGCACCAAGGGCTTCAACTCCTACTTCTCGCAGAATGAGTACTGGATCAAGTGGTTACCCTTCCTCATCTGGAAGAAGAggaccttcgcctgtgaagacTAATCGTGGGAGCTCTTCTTCTCCCAAGTTAAGTGCTTGGCAGTCGAGTCTTCCAGGATTCTCTTCTGATGCCCCTCCAAATCTTCGGACTTCATTGGGAGATCGTCCTGCATCATATGTCAGAGGTTCATCTCCTGCATCAAGGAATGGAAGGGATACAAGTGGACACAGAAGGCAATCACCATCACCGACAGTTTCTAGAAGTTCCAGCTCGCCGCACCACCAATATCATGATCAGTTCAGCTTACACATCAAAAGCTCTGTTGGTTCTTCTTTTGATGAGGAAGTGGAGTCTGTGCAATCCACACTTCCAGCCAAACCTGAAGTCTTCCCAGGAAATTCTggacattcaaataaaaaagttttggCATTTCCAAAAAGAGTTTCTCATCCCATATCATCAGGCTCTGCTCCAAAACGGTCCTTTGATTCTGCAATGCGCCAaatt GATCATCGGAAAAATCATCAGAACATGTTCAGGCCATTGCTGTCAAGTGTCCCTTCTACTTCATTCTATGTTGGCAAAGGAAGCACTTTCCATCAACGCATGGTCTCTATGAACTCCTCTGTCACCACCAGCAGCAATGCAAGTTCTGAACAAGGTGCTAGTGTTGTACCTGACACTGATGGCAGTGATCATGAGCATGATGTTCTGGATGGTGAATGGGAAAGGGCACCATTTTCTGATGTGCAAGAAGAAATGCTTTCCTATGAAAAGGCAGAGCAATTAGGCAAAAACAAACCTGACATGGAGCTTCATATTGTTGATTCGGAAAGGATTGGAGATGTTTTGTACTCAGAAGCTGATTCTAGCATTTTGGCAACACTTGGTGAGGCTGAGGTTTTAGCATCTGAAAAACTCACAAACAGTGAGATTGATGAGCTGAATGCTGGGGTTACTGTATTAGATGGATCGATGGCTGGTAGTTTTGGTGATTTGGTTGCTATTTGTTCTAAGTGTGGCAGAAAGTTCCTCATGTTGGAGAACATGGAtgagaatttaaatatttgtcAAAGCTGCATCAAGCAAAACAAACTTCTAGCATGTCAGTTACAATTGCTAGCAATGCCAAGCAATATAACAACTGAAGTTCAGAATCTTCAGATGATTGAGAGAAACTCAGAAGCTGTCTCTTCAAATGATGGAagagaacaaaatgaaatggaCACTGATGTAGAAATTGACTTCCAATTATCCAACGATCCACAATGTAATGATGCCCCTGAAAATGATTATGgtcaagaagaaagagaacatgGAAGTTCTTGCCTTCTGGTTCTGGATGAACAGATGGAGAATTTCGCTGTGGATAATTTGGAAACAAAGAGTGAATCCAAAGATATAACTGAAGTACATGATAATTctgaggaattgaaatcaattgAGTCCATGCAATCTCAGGGTAATCTCAGTGACATTAACAAAAGCTTACCAGTTAAGGAGGGAAATGCTCATCCAAGCTTGACAGTTGAAGTTGCAGAGGGTGCTGGCATTTCCTTGTTGCTCTCAAGGTCAAGCAGTGGGAATTGGCCTGTAGTTCATGGCAAATCGTTGGCTGTTTCAAGTATAACTTCTGATAATCCTTCTTTTTTTACAAACAGTTTAAATGCTACGAGAGGTTTGAGCAATGCATCTAGCTCTTCGTCCACTGAAACTGCCTCAACAAGGCAAATCAGTGCTCGTTTTCAGCGGCAGTCAAGTAGGAGGTCTGACTTGGAGAGCCCGAGAACTGATACTCATGCAGAATTACAATTACAACATGTTGGACCAATTTCTCCTAGAGGTCCTGCCATTGCTTTAGAAGCTGAGGTCCATTCTGTAAGTTCTAACCAAGAAAATTTGGAGAGTTCTCTCCTAACTATGGAGGGGGAAGTTTTGGAGGACACTACAATGGTTCATTGTGAAAAAAGCATGGCATTGGAGCATGTACAGTCTGAAAAAGCGAGTTACTTATCAGTTGAGGCTACTGGCCAAGAGTATGATCAGCTGGATGTCAAGGATAAACAAATGTTGCCTGTGGATTCATCTACAGCGGAAACATCCAGTGATTTTGATCATGCTCAGCTTGAAATTTCATTTGATACATCAGATGCCAAAATTCTGGATGAATCATGTAAACTTGTCAAAAACGGAAGTTTACTGGAGACTCCTGAAATTTGCTACCCTAACTGCTCCCAGTACATTCCAGAAAAGGATCAATCTTTACAGGACATAGAATCTGTTGGGGCCATGGATAGTGACACCATTGGTAGCAATACTGTTCAGGTTGAGGTGGTTGATGCAGTTGCAGAAGACTGCTCAGTCAATGTATCAGGAGATCAAGAAAACGGGCATGATAACATCACTAGATTACATTCAGATTCAGCTGTATTGCCATCTGCAGAAGGCATTTTGGATCAGGAGCCTTCTCCTTATGCAGCTGAGGAAGCAGGTTCTTCGCGCAACATTCCGGAACCAGAAATTCTCCATCATACCCTATGCTCCAAAG ATGAAGAGGTCACAAAGGTTGAGGGTCCAAAAGGTTGTTTGTCAAGAAACATTACTTTGGAGGAAGCCACTGACACAGTACTGTTCTGCAGCTCGATTGTTCATAGTCTAGCACACAAAGCAGCATCTATTGCCATGGAAAAGGAGGAGTCTTCACTTTGCCTTGAAGATGCTAGGCCCACCGTTACCATCTTGGGTAATTCTGGTCTTAAGGATGCTAGAAAACCAAGTGTTTCTTCTGGAAGGCGAACACAACGATTACAGAGACCAAGAACAAAGCAGCGGTCACAAAAAAATGACAGCAGTCCCTTGGTCAAAACCGAAGAAGTAAAAGTTCGGGAAACAAAAATAGACCATTCTACTGTACCAAACCAGCCGGACAGCATGAAACCTCCAAAGCTTGAGTCTAAGTGCAACTGTTCAGTAATGTAG